In the Salvelinus namaycush isolate Seneca chromosome 35, SaNama_1.0, whole genome shotgun sequence genome, one interval contains:
- the LOC120029941 gene encoding mitochondrial pyruvate carrier 1-like — protein sequence MAGTLARKAVDHLKSKEFRDYLMSTHFWGPVANWGLPIAAISDMKKSPEIISGRMTFALTCYSLLFMRFAYKVQPRNWLLFGCHLTNETAQLIQGSRLIKYNMEKKSS from the exons ATGGCAGGTACTTTGGCACGTAAAGCTGTTGACCACCTTAAAAGCAAGGAGTTCAGAGACTATTTGATGAG CACA CACTTCTGGGGACCTGTGGCCAACTGGGGTCTGCCCATTGCAGCCATCAGTGACATGAAGAAAAGCCCCGAGATTATCAGTGGCAGAATGACCTTTG CTTTGACCTGCTACTCCCTCCTGTTTATGAGGTTTGCATACAAAGTTCAGCCAAGGAATTGGCTCCTCTTTGGTTGCCATCTAACCAATGAGACCGCCCAGCTCATTCAAGGTTCACGACTTATCAAATACAA CATGGAGAAGAAGTCTTCTTAG